One Bacteroidota bacterium genomic window carries:
- a CDS encoding PhnA domain-containing protein — protein MSIEKELQTRSGLKCELCNATDNLSVYEVSPATKKSADTCAMLCSNCSSQIDSSETPDGNHWRCLNDSMWSQVPAVQVLAWRMLNRLRAEGWPQDLLDMLYLDEDTLTWAKASGDFSADEDKVSHIDSNGVTLQQGDTVVLIKDLDVKGASFTAKRGTAVRNISLVHDNPEQIEGRVNGQQIVILTKFVKKTN, from the coding sequence ATGAGTATAGAAAAAGAACTGCAAACCCGAAGCGGGTTGAAATGCGAATTGTGCAATGCCACAGACAATTTAAGTGTTTATGAGGTTAGCCCGGCTACCAAAAAAAGTGCCGATACCTGTGCCATGCTTTGCAGCAACTGTAGCAGCCAGATCGATTCTTCCGAAACCCCGGATGGTAACCATTGGCGCTGCCTGAACGATAGCATGTGGAGCCAGGTGCCTGCTGTGCAGGTACTGGCCTGGCGTATGCTTAACAGGCTCCGTGCCGAAGGCTGGCCTCAGGATCTGCTCGATATGCTCTACCTCGATGAGGATACCTTGACTTGGGCGAAGGCTTCAGGTGATTTTTCTGCTGACGAGGACAAAGTAAGCCATATCGACAGCAACGGGGTTACACTGCAGCAGGGCGATACCGTAGTGCTGATAAAAGATCTGGACGTAAAAGGTGCCAGCTTTACCGCCAAACGGGGCACAGCGGTACGCAACATTTCGCTGGTGCACGATAACCCGGAGCAAATCGAAGGCCGGGTCAATGGCCAGCAAATTGTTATCCTTACCAAATTTGTGAAGAAAACAAACTAA
- a CDS encoding adenosylhomocysteinase, producing the protein MGNTTLTERITYKVADINLADWGRKEIELAETEMPGLMALREEYGKQKPLKGARIMGSLHMTVQTAVLIETLVELGADVRWVSCNIFSTQDHAAAAVAVGKNGTSENPTGVAVYAWKGETLDEYWWCTEQALQWPDGGYPNLILDDGGDATMMVIKGAEFETKGIPAFNSEKDSEEWGVILETLHRVKSESPDRWRKTRDSIKGVSEETTTGVHRLYEMSKNGTLPFPAINVNDSVTKSKFDNLYGCRHSLVDGLNRATDVMMSGKMAVVCGYGDVGKGCAQSLRGQGARVVITEIDPICALQASMEGYEVKKLESVLSSADIFITTTGNFDIITSEHMAKMKHRAIVGNIGHFDNEINMAGLKKVPGIKTRNIKPQYDEWIFPDGHSVLVLAEGRLLNLGCATGHPSFVMSASFTNQTIAQIDLWKNAQKQATLSGIDYKNGQVYTLPKILDEKVARLHLAKLGVELTVLTKQQADYIGVKVEGPYKPEHYRY; encoded by the coding sequence ATGGGAAACACAACATTGACAGAGAGAATTACCTACAAAGTGGCCGACATCAATCTGGCCGACTGGGGACGGAAAGAAATTGAATTAGCCGAGACCGAAATGCCTGGCCTTATGGCTTTGCGCGAGGAGTATGGAAAACAAAAGCCACTGAAAGGAGCCCGGATTATGGGTAGTTTGCACATGACCGTACAAACTGCAGTGCTCATTGAAACCCTTGTGGAACTGGGTGCCGATGTAAGATGGGTAAGTTGTAATATATTTTCGACACAGGACCATGCTGCCGCTGCTGTGGCGGTGGGTAAGAATGGCACATCTGAGAATCCAACTGGTGTTGCTGTGTATGCCTGGAAAGGCGAGACATTAGACGAATACTGGTGGTGTACCGAGCAGGCATTGCAATGGCCCGATGGTGGTTACCCTAACCTGATTCTCGACGATGGCGGCGATGCTACCATGATGGTGATTAAAGGTGCAGAATTTGAAACCAAAGGCATACCCGCTTTTAATTCTGAAAAAGATTCTGAAGAGTGGGGTGTAATATTGGAAACGCTTCATCGTGTGAAATCAGAGAGCCCCGACCGATGGAGAAAAACCCGCGACTCGATAAAAGGCGTATCGGAAGAAACCACTACAGGAGTTCACCGTCTTTACGAGATGTCGAAAAATGGTACATTGCCATTTCCGGCTATCAATGTAAACGATTCGGTTACCAAGTCGAAATTCGATAACCTTTATGGTTGCCGTCACTCTTTAGTGGATGGCTTAAACCGTGCCACCGATGTAATGATGTCGGGTAAAATGGCTGTAGTATGCGGTTATGGAGATGTGGGTAAAGGATGTGCCCAATCCCTGCGTGGCCAGGGAGCACGCGTAGTGATTACCGAAATTGATCCTATTTGTGCCCTGCAAGCCAGCATGGAAGGCTACGAAGTAAAAAAACTTGAAAGCGTTTTGTCTTCGGCCGATATTTTTATTACCACTACCGGAAACTTTGATATCATTACGTCTGAACACATGGCCAAAATGAAGCACCGTGCTATTGTTGGCAACATCGGGCACTTTGATAACGAAATAAATATGGCCGGTCTGAAAAAGGTGCCCGGTATTAAAACCCGCAACATCAAACCACAATACGACGAGTGGATATTCCCCGATGGACACAGTGTGCTTGTTTTAGCCGAAGGCCGCCTGCTCAATCTCGGATGTGCCACTGGCCACCCCAGCTTTGTGATGAGTGCCAGTTTTACCAACCAAACCATTGCTCAGATCGATCTCTGGAAAAATGCACAAAAACAAGCTACCCTTTCGGGCATCGACTATAAAAACGGACAAGTATATACCTTGCCAAAAATTCTGGATGAAAAAGTAGCCCGTTTGCATCTTGCCAAATTGGGTGTAGAGCTTACAGTGCTTACCAAACAACAAGCCGATTACATAGGTGTAAAAGTCGAAGGCCCTTACAAGCCTGAACATTATAGGTATTAG
- a CDS encoding bifunctional riboflavin kinase/FAD synthetase: MKLYKDLSAEIPLHTVATIGIFDGVHLAHQQIIRRLDEIKKKYQTLSTLVTLWPHPRYVLNKDAAGLQLLSTLEEKLLRLEHSGIDQVLLIPFSAEFAALPYDVFIHRVLVEKLRVRHLVVGFNHHFGKDRQGSYESLCNYGQQAGFTTEQLQKIEIDGEGVSSSRIRQFILHGDLEHANLMLGYPYTVSGNVIHGNKLGRAMGFPTANIELPEIYKLLPAEGVYAIETNIDGKLFKGMLNIGTRPTVDNRGHKVMEANFFDLEQDLYDKHLTLHFFKRIRAEKKFENLDLLKKQIETDRIEILNYFNKKKH, translated from the coding sequence TTGAAGCTTTATAAAGATTTGTCGGCCGAAATACCCCTACATACAGTGGCAACCATTGGTATTTTCGATGGCGTGCACCTGGCGCATCAGCAAATTATCCGAAGGCTTGACGAAATAAAGAAAAAGTATCAAACCTTGAGCACGCTTGTTACACTTTGGCCCCACCCCCGATACGTTTTAAACAAAGATGCTGCTGGTCTTCAGTTGCTTTCTACTTTGGAAGAGAAGTTGTTAAGGCTTGAGCATTCAGGCATTGACCAGGTTTTGTTAATACCCTTTTCAGCAGAATTTGCAGCCTTGCCTTACGATGTGTTTATTCACCGTGTGTTGGTAGAAAAACTTCGGGTACGGCACCTGGTTGTTGGGTTTAATCATCACTTCGGAAAAGACCGGCAAGGTAGTTATGAGAGTTTGTGCAATTATGGCCAGCAAGCTGGTTTTACAACCGAACAACTTCAGAAGATTGAAATCGATGGCGAGGGAGTAAGTTCTTCGCGCATTAGACAATTTATTTTACATGGCGACCTGGAGCATGCCAACCTTATGCTTGGTTACCCATATACTGTTTCGGGCAATGTGATACATGGAAATAAACTTGGTAGGGCAATGGGTTTTCCGACCGCCAATATTGAGTTGCCCGAAATCTACAAACTGCTGCCAGCCGAAGGGGTTTACGCCATCGAAACCAACATTGATGGAAAGCTTTTTAAAGGTATGTTGAACATTGGTACCCGTCCTACTGTTGATAACCGTGGGCACAAGGTAATGGAGGCAAACTTTTTCGATTTAGAACAAGATTTGTATGACAAACATTTAACTTTGCATTTCTTTAAGCGTATCAGAGCCGAGAAAAAATTCGAAAACCTCGATCTCTTAAAGAAACAAATTGAAACAGATCGTATAGAAATTTTAAATTACTTCAATAAGAAAAAGCATTAA
- a CDS encoding alpha amylase C-terminal domain-containing protein — MKNLPKIVHDDPWLEPFAPVIASRRDAALNLIERLKNQFGNLKAFATGHLYYGLHRVTEGWIFREWAPNATAIYMIGEFNDWKETSDYKLKSLEDGNWEIKLASDQLKDKQKFKLVIHWHGGKGERLPSYTWYCVQDEHTKVFDAVVLDRKPYQWKHESPAKNIKVPIIYEAHVGMATEEEKVGSYKEFCELVLPRIQKAGYNTVQLMAVQEHPYYGSFGYHVSNYFAASSRFGTPDELKELIDTAHGMGMMVIMDLVHSHAVKNEVEGLGRFDGTPYQYFHSNHRREHVAWDSLCFDYGKEHVMHFLLSNCQYWLAEYQFDGYRFDGVTSMLYYDHGLERAFTSYAAYFDGGQDPDAINYLCLANELIHEVNPLAISIAEEMSGLPGLAEPVQDGGLGFNYRLAMGMPDYWIKIIKEKQDEQWNVTEMFYELTSRRANEKTISYAESHDQALVGDKTIIFRLIDKEMYWHMNKPSENLLVDRGMALHKMIRLITFAASGGGYLNFMGNEFGHPEWIDFPREGNGWSYKHARRQWSLADHPDLRYHFLADFDRDMIHLHTHTKFLREPWCYKWADNQGDQVLAFSRGELLFVFNFNPSKSFPNYGIAVNAGTYNVGLCTDSKLYGGYGNIDESLIYTTERIGGTAGKDWIKLYLPSRTALVLKKKKTASVLNL, encoded by the coding sequence ATGAAAAACCTACCTAAAATAGTTCATGACGATCCCTGGCTCGAACCCTTTGCTCCTGTCATTGCCAGTCGACGCGATGCAGCCCTTAACCTGATTGAACGTTTAAAGAACCAATTTGGTAACCTTAAGGCCTTTGCAACCGGACACCTTTATTATGGACTTCATCGGGTTACAGAGGGCTGGATATTTCGCGAGTGGGCCCCCAATGCTACAGCAATTTACATGATAGGTGAGTTTAATGACTGGAAAGAAACATCTGACTACAAGCTTAAATCGCTCGAAGACGGAAACTGGGAAATTAAATTGGCGAGTGACCAGTTGAAAGACAAACAAAAGTTTAAACTGGTAATACACTGGCATGGCGGAAAAGGCGAACGACTGCCTTCTTATACCTGGTATTGCGTGCAGGACGAACACACCAAAGTATTCGACGCGGTGGTACTCGATAGGAAACCCTACCAATGGAAGCACGAAAGTCCAGCAAAAAATATCAAAGTTCCTATCATCTACGAAGCCCATGTGGGAATGGCCACAGAAGAAGAAAAAGTAGGATCCTATAAGGAATTTTGCGAGCTGGTATTACCCCGCATCCAAAAGGCAGGATACAATACCGTGCAGCTGATGGCGGTGCAGGAACATCCCTATTATGGATCGTTTGGATACCATGTATCGAATTACTTTGCCGCCTCCTCGCGCTTTGGTACTCCCGATGAATTAAAGGAACTTATCGATACCGCACATGGCATGGGTATGATGGTGATTATGGATCTGGTGCACTCGCATGCCGTAAAAAATGAAGTAGAGGGATTGGGAAGGTTCGATGGTACGCCCTACCAATATTTTCATAGCAACCACCGGCGCGAACATGTGGCCTGGGATTCGCTTTGTTTCGATTATGGCAAGGAGCATGTCATGCATTTTCTGCTCTCGAACTGCCAATATTGGCTGGCCGAATACCAATTCGATGGTTATCGCTTCGATGGAGTTACCAGCATGCTCTATTACGATCACGGACTCGAAAGAGCTTTCACCAGCTATGCTGCCTATTTCGATGGCGGACAAGACCCCGATGCAATCAACTACCTTTGCCTGGCTAACGAGCTGATACACGAAGTAAATCCACTGGCAATTTCCATAGCAGAAGAAATGAGCGGACTACCGGGTTTGGCTGAACCAGTGCAGGATGGTGGTCTGGGTTTCAATTACAGGCTGGCCATGGGTATGCCCGATTATTGGATAAAAATTATTAAAGAGAAGCAAGACGAGCAATGGAATGTAACCGAAATGTTCTATGAACTCACCAGCCGCAGAGCAAATGAGAAAACCATATCCTATGCCGAATCGCACGATCAGGCACTGGTAGGGGATAAAACAATTATCTTCCGGCTCATAGACAAAGAAATGTACTGGCACATGAATAAACCCTCGGAAAACCTTCTGGTCGACCGGGGAATGGCGCTGCATAAAATGATACGTTTAATAACTTTCGCGGCAAGCGGAGGTGGCTACCTGAATTTTATGGGTAATGAATTTGGCCACCCCGAGTGGATTGATTTTCCACGCGAAGGCAATGGATGGTCGTACAAACATGCCCGCCGCCAATGGAGCCTTGCCGATCACCCCGACTTGCGGTATCATTTTCTTGCCGATTTCGACCGCGATATGATTCACCTGCACACACATACTAAGTTCTTGCGCGAGCCCTGGTGTTACAAATGGGCCGACAACCAAGGCGATCAGGTTCTTGCTTTCAGTCGTGGCGAGTTGCTTTTTGTGTTCAACTTTAACCCATCTAAAAGCTTTCCCAATTATGGCATTGCTGTAAATGCAGGAACATACAATGTGGGGCTTTGTACCGATTCGAAACTATATGGCGGATATGGTAATATTGATGAAAGCCTGATTTATACCACCGAACGTATCGGAGGTACTGCCGGAAAAGATTGGATCAAATTATATCTTCCAAGCCGCACAGCTCTTGTATTAAAGAAAAAGAAAACAGCATCTGTATTAAATCTTTAA
- a CDS encoding NAD(P)H-dependent oxidoreductase: MKNILLINGHPDKESFCYQLAASYQKGAEQSGAQFKILNLADLKFDPILHFGYRKRTELEPDLIEAQKLILEADHLVFVYPTWWGTFPALLKGFIDRVFLPKYAFSFQENSPFPLKLLKDKSARLLVTMDTPLWYNRLIYHNAGHNAMKKATLKFCGVKPVKISAFGPIKSATKSKLAKWSQQVEDLGRNQK; this comes from the coding sequence ATGAAAAATATTCTCCTCATTAACGGGCACCCCGATAAAGAAAGCTTTTGCTATCAATTGGCTGCCAGCTATCAGAAAGGTGCTGAGCAATCTGGTGCACAATTTAAAATACTCAACCTTGCCGACTTAAAATTTGATCCAATCCTTCATTTTGGCTACCGAAAGCGAACCGAACTGGAACCTGACTTAATTGAAGCGCAGAAATTAATTCTCGAGGCCGATCATCTTGTTTTCGTTTATCCAACATGGTGGGGCACTTTCCCTGCTTTGCTCAAAGGGTTTATCGACCGGGTATTTTTACCCAAATATGCATTCAGTTTTCAGGAAAATAGCCCCTTTCCATTGAAACTGCTGAAGGACAAATCGGCACGACTGCTAGTAACCATGGATACACCCCTTTGGTATAACCGGCTCATTTACCACAACGCCGGCCACAACGCCATGAAAAAGGCTACTTTAAAATTCTGCGGAGTCAAACCAGTGAAGATCTCTGCTTTTGGGCCTATTAAAAGCGCAACCAAAAGCAAACTAGCCAAATGGAGCCAACAGGTGGAAGATTTAGGCCGCAACCAAAAATAA
- a CDS encoding 30S ribosomal protein S20 — protein MANHKSALKRIRQNEETKVDNKYYARTTRNAIKQLRTTTDKAEAQALLPKVSSMLDKLAKRNDIHKNKAANLKSGLTKHVSSL, from the coding sequence ATGGCAAATCATAAATCAGCGCTGAAAAGAATCAGGCAAAACGAAGAAACTAAAGTTGACAATAAGTATTACGCACGTACTACCCGTAACGCCATTAAACAACTTAGAACAACTACTGACAAAGCAGAGGCTCAGGCTCTATTGCCTAAAGTATCTTCTATGCTCGATAAACTGGCTAAACGCAACGACATTCACAAAAACAAAGCGGCAAATTTAAAATCTGGCTTAACCAAGCACGTAAGCAGCCTGTAA
- a CDS encoding lamin tail domain-containing protein codes for MRSFHSLGLLLIVVCIEAQEMRFTFDDFDLSAWEQSNPGHWCIDSVNSIDGTASLHHCFDTTASFHDAAAFFYEPLRLDSAMTEWCFTIRYDYNPSASNNWAFWLTSMKGSAHLYPTASNQGYVLGVNFTGSDDFLRLWRFNGSATTISTGDFNWQEEILPGTPVRIRVTRNLDKEWQVYLDTSGTEFKVLEAIDSIYCTSNYSGIFYRYTATQDQKLWLDDVMLKGKFLADVQPPVAKHVEVIDGRSLLVTFDEEIDTTRRVLFVVNRFYKPVSLKWRTSSEALVSYDAIFSEKNLLEIYNVSDLTGNALPFLTAKFTYHQAAYHDVLIIEIMADPTPTIGQPECEYIELFNRSADTVNLKNWKLVSGDRLPAIFPFFLLLPGKSVLVADDGCMNKFDSTLSKIPVSTFPALPNDGEVLTLYNQEGSLIHTIEYDPVWISDQEKRDGGWSMELMNLNYPCITKGNWEASRHESGGTPGQGNSLPVEEFEYPVVSLSGLSEITQHSLKATFTESLDSFSAQQVSNYLFLPFSFYPDTAKAIGPEYKEIGLIFNQPLSSKVEYTLQVNSRLHDCSGTSVITEAMSFGIPQEVDSADVVINEIMFDATDAIPEYIELFNASEKCLDLKDFQLGFFDLYADTIKSAISLFEASFQLMPEHYIVLTENEQQLLFTYPSLHADLVVEPQQWISLHNDGGKFALLQPDGSIMDAAIFSPQMHFSLLLNSKGVSLERISPEISGLLVSNWHSAATHTGYSTPAALNSQSTELNPIAENVSFTPSAISPDNNGEDDFLLISYSFAEQGFVCKIKIFNSQGALVRDLVQNELCALEGSYLWDGLSEEGKRLPMGYYIVYFEAWHPNGDRTEKRESVLMLPEKK; via the coding sequence ATGCGCAGTTTTCATTCCCTTGGTCTGCTGCTGATAGTGGTTTGCATTGAAGCACAGGAAATGCGGTTTACATTTGACGATTTTGATCTAAGCGCCTGGGAGCAAAGTAACCCGGGGCATTGGTGTATCGATAGTGTAAATTCCATAGATGGTACAGCTTCTTTGCATCACTGTTTCGATACCACTGCATCCTTTCACGATGCCGCTGCATTTTTCTATGAACCACTCAGGCTCGATTCGGCGATGACAGAATGGTGCTTTACCATTCGCTACGATTACAATCCTTCGGCATCAAATAATTGGGCTTTCTGGTTAACCAGTATGAAGGGGTCAGCCCATCTGTATCCCACGGCAAGCAATCAGGGGTATGTGTTGGGGGTGAACTTTACGGGGTCCGATGATTTTTTAAGACTCTGGCGTTTTAATGGATCCGCCACTACCATAAGTACCGGAGATTTTAACTGGCAGGAAGAAATTTTGCCGGGCACCCCGGTTCGAATCAGAGTAACCAGGAATTTGGATAAAGAATGGCAGGTCTATCTCGATACTTCCGGAACTGAATTCAAGGTTTTAGAGGCAATAGATTCTATTTATTGTACTTCGAATTACTCAGGAATTTTTTATCGCTATACAGCTACACAAGATCAGAAACTTTGGTTGGACGATGTAATGCTGAAAGGCAAATTTCTTGCAGACGTTCAGCCTCCAGTTGCAAAGCATGTGGAAGTAATCGATGGCAGGAGCCTGCTTGTAACTTTCGACGAAGAAATCGATACCACCCGCAGGGTGCTCTTTGTTGTCAACCGTTTTTACAAGCCTGTTTCACTTAAATGGCGAACGAGTAGCGAAGCCCTGGTAAGCTATGATGCAATTTTTTCAGAAAAGAATCTCTTGGAAATATACAATGTAAGCGATCTTACGGGGAATGCACTGCCCTTTCTCACGGCAAAATTTACATATCACCAGGCCGCTTATCACGATGTGTTAATTATAGAAATTATGGCCGATCCAACTCCAACAATAGGGCAACCGGAGTGCGAATACATTGAGTTGTTCAACCGGTCGGCAGATACGGTGAACCTGAAAAACTGGAAATTAGTTTCGGGCGACAGATTACCGGCCATTTTTCCTTTTTTTCTTTTGTTGCCAGGAAAAAGTGTTCTGGTGGCCGATGATGGTTGCATGAATAAGTTTGATAGTACTTTGTCGAAAATACCGGTTAGCACCTTTCCCGCCCTACCTAACGATGGTGAAGTGCTAACTCTCTATAACCAGGAAGGAAGTCTTATTCACACGATTGAATACGATCCGGTCTGGATAAGTGATCAGGAAAAAAGAGATGGCGGTTGGTCGATGGAATTGATGAATCTCAATTACCCCTGCATTACCAAAGGCAATTGGGAAGCAAGCAGGCACGAATCAGGCGGTACGCCGGGGCAGGGAAATTCGCTTCCAGTAGAGGAATTTGAATACCCTGTTGTGAGCTTGTCAGGCCTTTCTGAAATCACGCAACATTCTCTGAAGGCAACTTTTACCGAATCTCTTGACAGTTTTTCTGCTCAACAAGTAAGCAATTATTTGTTTCTGCCTTTTTCATTTTACCCCGATACGGCAAAGGCCATCGGACCTGAATATAAAGAAATCGGACTGATTTTTAACCAGCCCTTGTCATCTAAAGTTGAATATACCCTTCAAGTAAATTCTCGTTTGCATGATTGTTCTGGAACCTCTGTAATAACCGAAGCTATGAGTTTTGGGATTCCTCAAGAAGTCGATAGTGCGGATGTGGTAATTAATGAAATTATGTTCGATGCTACGGATGCAATTCCCGAGTATATTGAACTTTTCAATGCTTCGGAAAAGTGCCTTGACCTGAAGGATTTCCAGCTTGGATTCTTCGATTTGTATGCAGATACAATTAAATCTGCTATAAGTCTTTTCGAGGCTTCTTTCCAGTTGATGCCAGAGCATTACATTGTTCTTACCGAGAATGAGCAACAATTGTTATTTACATATCCATCCCTCCACGCAGACCTTGTAGTAGAACCTCAGCAATGGATAAGTCTTCACAACGATGGAGGCAAATTTGCTCTTTTGCAGCCGGATGGAAGCATAATGGATGCTGCTATTTTCTCACCCCAAATGCATTTTTCTTTGCTCTTGAATTCAAAGGGAGTTTCCCTGGAAAGGATTTCGCCTGAAATATCCGGCTTACTTGTCAGCAATTGGCATTCGGCTGCTACCCATACCGGATATAGCACCCCTGCCGCATTAAATTCGCAAAGTACTGAGTTAAATCCTATCGCAGAAAATGTTTCTTTTACACCCTCTGCCATTAGTCCTGATAACAATGGTGAGGATGATTTTCTACTTATTTCGTATTCGTTTGCTGAGCAAGGATTTGTTTGCAAGATTAAGATTTTTAATTCGCAGGGGGCATTGGTACGAGATCTGGTTCAGAATGAGCTGTGCGCCCTTGAAGGAAGTTATTTATGGGATGGCCTTAGCGAGGAAGGAAAACGTTTGCCAATGGGGTATTACATTGTTTATTTCGAAGCCTGGCATCCAAACGGAGATAGAACGGAGAAAAGGGAATCGGTATTGATGTTGCCAGAAAAAAAATAG
- a CDS encoding aspartate-semialdehyde dehydrogenase: protein MKVAIVGVSGAVGQEFLRVLGERNFPMDELVLFGSGRSAGKEYLFKGKTLAVKELKHNDDFKGVDIALVSAGGSTSKEFASTITKHGAVMIDNSSAFRMENDVPLVVPEVNPQAAKNRPRNIIANPNCTTIQLVVCLQPIEKLSHIKKVHVATYQAASGAGAAAMDELVLQSKQLANGEKPTVEKFAHQLAFNLIPQVDVFTDNDYTKEEMKMFYESKKIMATDIEVSATCVRVPVMRNHSEAVWIETNEELTIEAVKKALASAPGVSLFEDGKTYPMPLKSAGEDDIFVGRVRKDLTNPKGITFWCVGDQIKKGAALNAVQIAEYLVQNKLL from the coding sequence ATGAAAGTAGCAATTGTTGGTGTAAGCGGTGCCGTAGGTCAGGAATTCCTGAGGGTACTCGGCGAGCGCAATTTCCCGATGGATGAGCTCGTGTTGTTTGGTTCAGGCAGAAGTGCCGGAAAAGAATACCTCTTCAAAGGTAAAACTCTGGCAGTTAAAGAACTTAAGCACAACGACGATTTTAAAGGTGTAGACATTGCCCTTGTTTCAGCGGGCGGTAGCACATCCAAAGAGTTTGCCTCTACCATTACCAAGCATGGTGCCGTGATGATTGACAATTCATCTGCTTTCCGAATGGAGAATGATGTGCCGCTGGTAGTGCCTGAAGTAAACCCCCAGGCAGCGAAAAACAGGCCCAGGAACATCATTGCCAACCCAAATTGTACCACCATTCAATTGGTAGTATGCCTGCAACCTATCGAAAAACTTTCACACATTAAAAAAGTACATGTAGCAACCTACCAGGCTGCCAGCGGTGCTGGTGCTGCTGCCATGGACGAGTTGGTGCTGCAAAGCAAACAATTAGCCAATGGAGAAAAACCTACCGTGGAAAAATTCGCACATCAACTGGCCTTTAATCTTATTCCACAGGTGGATGTTTTTACCGATAACGACTATACCAAAGAAGAAATGAAAATGTTCTACGAGTCGAAAAAGATCATGGCTACTGACATTGAAGTAAGTGCTACCTGTGTGCGCGTTCCGGTAATGCGCAACCACTCCGAAGCTGTTTGGATAGAAACAAACGAAGAACTTACAATAGAAGCCGTAAAGAAGGCTCTTGCCTCAGCTCCGGGTGTAAGCCTTTTCGAAGATGGAAAAACATACCCAATGCCTTTGAAAAGCGCCGGGGAAGACGATATTTTTGTGGGACGCGTACGCAAAGATCTTACCAACCCGAAAGGTATTACCTTTTGGTGCGTGGGCGACCAGATTAAGAAAGGTGCCGCACTCAATGCGGTGCAAATAGCCGAATACCTTGTTCAAAACAAACTACTCTAA
- a CDS encoding radical SAM protein — protein sequence MNRLLAKFHDTKIPMVEIFHSISGEGVSAGNLTTFVRAAGCDLRCTWCDTKYSFKETGHDVPMMQPQEIMNQVALFGCSEVICTGGEPLEIEKTKRYLPAYLQQSGYRVRIETSGGSPLYSSEELLFFNLTELSRPVYTMDIKCPSSGMESRNLFSNIEQLDVRDELKFVVANQHDLDYAMEVIAKYQRHFSQSQLTLNFSPVFDAIELPVLVEFLKLHNKIFEEKRLKVRLNLQIHKFIWPPHQRGV from the coding sequence ATGAACAGATTACTTGCCAAATTTCACGACACCAAAATACCCATGGTGGAAATATTTCACAGTATTTCGGGAGAAGGCGTTTCGGCTGGTAATCTGACAACTTTTGTACGAGCAGCAGGTTGCGATCTGCGTTGCACCTGGTGCGATACGAAATATAGCTTTAAAGAAACCGGACACGATGTGCCAATGATGCAACCTCAAGAGATAATGAATCAGGTAGCACTCTTTGGATGTTCTGAAGTAATTTGCACAGGCGGCGAACCTTTGGAGATAGAAAAAACAAAGCGGTATTTGCCTGCCTACCTTCAACAATCTGGTTATCGTGTACGTATCGAAACAAGTGGTGGAAGCCCTTTGTATTCAAGCGAAGAGTTGTTATTTTTCAATCTCACAGAACTTAGCCGACCGGTTTATACCATGGACATTAAATGCCCCTCGTCGGGTATGGAAAGCCGCAATCTTTTTTCGAACATCGAACAACTCGATGTACGCGACGAGCTTAAATTTGTAGTTGCCAATCAACACGATCTGGACTATGCCATGGAAGTAATTGCTAAATACCAAAGGCATTTTTCTCAAAGCCAGCTTACACTAAATTTCTCCCCGGTTTTTGATGCGATAGAGTTGCCTGTACTGGTGGAATTTCTAAAACTACATAACAAAATTTTCGAAGAGAAGAGGTTAAAAGTCCGTTTAAACCTTCAGATCCATAAATTCATATGGCCACCGCATCAGCGTGGGGTATAA
- a CDS encoding 6-carboxytetrahydropterin synthase codes for MSKIYITKEFTWCMAHMLANHAGKCRNIHGHTYSMQVEIARQDGGVIEHKGFTDHSMVLEFNDVKEIIKQLVVDKLDHAFLYWKDSTDPMEHEIASILRKYERKMVEIDYRPTAEEMAIHFKSEIDQEIKKLGVYVNSLIVWESPTSFAKVIA; via the coding sequence ATGAGCAAGATATACATTACCAAAGAATTTACCTGGTGTATGGCCCATATGTTGGCTAATCACGCCGGAAAATGCAGAAATATTCATGGTCATACCTATTCGATGCAGGTTGAAATTGCACGTCAGGATGGTGGCGTAATCGAACATAAGGGTTTTACAGACCATAGTATGGTGCTGGAGTTTAACGATGTGAAGGAAATTATTAAGCAACTCGTTGTCGACAAACTCGATCATGCTTTTCTGTATTGGAAAGATTCTACCGATCCGATGGAGCATGAAATAGCCTCTATACTTAGAAAATACGAGCGTAAGATGGTGGAAATCGATTACAGACCTACTGCTGAAGAGATGGCCATTCATTTTAAAAGCGAAATTGATCAGGAGATTAAGAAATTAGGGGTTTATGTAAATAGCCTTATTGTGTGGGAATCTCCTACAAGTTTTGCTAAAGTAATTGCCTGA